Proteins encoded by one window of Chondromyces crocatus:
- a CDS encoding DUF1552 domain-containing protein, protein MKKTSMSRRRFTFGLGASLLAAPILGLLSGTTRADTSKLSKRLVLFFSPNGTIHKHWRPTGSGTNFSFPAGSILEPLTAHKSKLVVCDGIDFHATDNHEPGMAAMLTGNGDAGSASGGMSIDQYVAGRIGQESRFPSLEFGVQTSAWGGSNQTRMSYLGPGQFVPPEDSPTGSFQRMFGDLIGDPEDIERAIARKKSVFDLVGGELKDLQRRVGKVEKDKLEEHLTAVRKLEAGLTGGAGSCTAPVAPMQLSPHVNDNFPEIGKAQMDLLVMALACDMTRVASIQWSHTVGPVVPSWLGISEGHHSLSHMDDGNVSGVQQFVQAERWFAEQFAYLIESLAATPDPEGGTLLDTTTLVWCKELGDPRMHDCRSVPMIIAGGKYFPLGRYMNFGGAPHQQFLVSLCHSVGLDNQTFGDASKGTGPLPGLA, encoded by the coding sequence ATGAAGAAGACCTCGATGTCCCGACGGCGGTTCACCTTCGGCCTGGGCGCTTCTCTTCTCGCTGCGCCCATCCTCGGCCTGCTCTCCGGCACCACCCGTGCCGACACCAGCAAGCTGTCCAAGCGCTTGGTCCTCTTCTTCTCCCCGAACGGCACCATCCACAAGCACTGGCGCCCCACGGGGAGTGGTACGAATTTCTCTTTCCCTGCTGGCTCGATCCTGGAGCCGCTCACGGCGCACAAGTCGAAGCTGGTGGTCTGCGACGGGATCGACTTCCACGCGACCGACAACCACGAGCCGGGCATGGCCGCGATGCTCACCGGCAACGGTGACGCCGGCTCGGCGTCGGGGGGGATGTCGATCGATCAGTACGTCGCCGGCCGCATCGGGCAAGAGAGCCGCTTTCCGTCGCTGGAGTTCGGCGTGCAGACCAGCGCCTGGGGTGGCAGCAACCAGACCCGCATGTCGTACCTGGGGCCTGGCCAGTTCGTGCCGCCCGAGGACAGCCCGACCGGCTCCTTCCAGCGCATGTTCGGTGATCTCATCGGCGATCCCGAGGACATCGAGCGCGCCATCGCGCGCAAGAAGAGCGTCTTCGACCTGGTGGGTGGCGAGCTGAAGGATCTCCAGCGCCGGGTGGGCAAGGTCGAGAAGGACAAGCTCGAAGAGCACCTGACGGCGGTGCGCAAGCTGGAGGCAGGGCTCACGGGTGGGGCGGGAAGCTGCACGGCGCCGGTCGCCCCGATGCAGCTCTCACCCCACGTGAACGACAACTTCCCCGAGATCGGCAAGGCCCAGATGGACCTGCTCGTGATGGCACTCGCTTGCGACATGACCCGCGTCGCGTCCATCCAGTGGAGCCACACGGTCGGTCCGGTGGTCCCGAGCTGGCTCGGCATCAGCGAAGGCCACCACTCGCTCTCTCACATGGACGACGGCAACGTGTCCGGCGTGCAGCAGTTCGTGCAGGCGGAGCGGTGGTTCGCCGAGCAGTTCGCCTACCTGATCGAGAGCCTCGCCGCGACGCCCGACCCCGAAGGCGGGACGCTGCTCGACACGACCACGCTGGTCTGGTGCAAGGAGCTCGGGGATCCGCGCATGCACGACTGTCGCTCGGTCCCGATGATCATCGCTGGCGGTAAGTACTTCCCGCTGGGCCGCTACATGAACTTCGGGGGCGCGCCGCACCAGCAGTTCCTCGTCTCGCTCTGTCACTCCGTG
- a CDS encoding sigma-54-dependent transcriptional regulator → MPSRGRILIVDDEANARAALSEILREDGYTTETAADGFKGLGKLEEFGPDVVLTDLKMPGLDGIRMMEKAHEVLPDTTFVVMTAFGTISSAVEAVKKGAYNYLTKPLDFAVLAVVVERAVERARLLQENSRLRERLRERNAFGHFIASHPSMVKLLRLVEQVAPSRASVLLIGETGTGKELVAEMIHRSSPRARAPFVRLNCAALSESLLESELFGHERGAFTGAIGRREGRFEQANGGTLFLDEVSEIPLATQVKLLRFLQERSFERVGGNETLKVDVRILAASNRDLRQRIQEGLFREDLYYRLNVVTLEIPPLRERGSDIPELATFFLGRYAQENGKRLEGFSDESLQALLAYPFPGNVRELENLVERAVVLCDGPRIEIAHLPAALNTEPQAAPDVMPQVPGSTIYELERFAILRTLEACKGSTSKAATILGISPRKIQYKLHEYSAAKRAEGREGALGPIDGAGDGQDDEPRSRAGS, encoded by the coding sequence ATGCCTTCGCGGGGTCGGATCCTGATCGTGGACGACGAGGCCAACGCCCGAGCGGCGCTCTCCGAGATTCTTCGGGAGGACGGCTACACCACGGAGACCGCGGCCGATGGCTTCAAGGGGCTCGGTAAGCTCGAAGAGTTCGGCCCCGATGTCGTCCTCACCGATCTGAAGATGCCAGGGCTCGACGGCATCCGGATGATGGAGAAGGCGCACGAGGTGCTCCCGGATACGACCTTCGTGGTGATGACGGCCTTCGGCACCATCTCCAGCGCGGTCGAGGCCGTGAAGAAGGGCGCCTACAACTACCTCACCAAGCCACTCGACTTCGCGGTGCTGGCGGTGGTGGTGGAGCGCGCCGTGGAACGAGCGCGCTTGCTCCAGGAGAACTCACGCCTGCGCGAGCGGCTCCGTGAGCGGAACGCCTTCGGACATTTCATCGCCAGCCATCCGAGCATGGTGAAGCTCCTGCGCCTCGTGGAGCAGGTCGCGCCGAGCCGCGCCAGCGTCCTCCTCATCGGCGAGACGGGGACCGGCAAGGAGCTGGTCGCGGAGATGATCCACCGCTCGAGCCCGAGAGCGCGCGCCCCGTTCGTGCGGCTGAACTGCGCCGCGCTGAGCGAGTCCCTGCTGGAGAGCGAGCTGTTCGGCCACGAGCGAGGCGCCTTCACCGGCGCCATCGGCCGGCGCGAGGGCCGCTTCGAGCAAGCGAACGGCGGGACGCTCTTCCTCGACGAGGTGAGCGAGATCCCGCTCGCGACGCAGGTGAAGCTCTTGCGCTTCCTGCAAGAGCGCTCGTTCGAGCGCGTCGGCGGCAACGAGACGCTCAAGGTCGACGTGCGCATCCTCGCCGCCTCGAACCGTGATCTCCGGCAGCGCATCCAGGAGGGCCTGTTCCGGGAGGATCTTTACTACCGGCTCAACGTGGTCACCCTCGAGATTCCCCCTCTCCGGGAGCGAGGCAGCGACATCCCCGAGCTCGCCACGTTCTTCCTTGGCCGCTACGCACAGGAGAACGGCAAACGGCTCGAGGGCTTCTCCGACGAGTCCTTGCAAGCGCTCCTCGCCTACCCCTTCCCCGGCAACGTGCGCGAGCTGGAGAACCTGGTGGAGCGTGCGGTCGTGCTTTGCGACGGCCCACGCATCGAGATCGCCCACCTTCCCGCTGCGCTGAACACCGAGCCGCAAGCGGCTCCCGACGTCATGCCCCAGGTTCCAGGGAGCACGATCTACGAGCTGGAGCGGTTCGCCATCCTGCGGACGCTGGAGGCGTGCAAGGGCTCCACCTCCAAGGCGGCGACGATCCTCGGGATCAGCCCCCGTAAAATCCAGTACAAGCTTCACGAGTACAGCGCGGCGAAGCGGGCAGAGGGCCGCGAAGGCGCGCTCGGCCCTATCGACGGTGCGGGTGATGGCCAGGACGACGAGCCCCGCTCCCGCGCTGGATCCTGA